The following proteins are encoded in a genomic region of Thunnus maccoyii chromosome 8, fThuMac1.1, whole genome shotgun sequence:
- the zgc:152774 gene encoding MORC family CW-type zinc finger protein 3: MARLSEHGIRLSSMSPSFLNSNSTSHTWPFSAVAELIDNASDPGVSAKQIWIDVVEEAGHTCITFTDNGSGMTPNKLHKMLSFGFTEKGSGKASQQAIGVYGNGFKSGSMRLGRDALIFTKNGGCQTVGMLSQTYLENIKAQAVIVPIVPFNQQTKSLVVTEDSEASLAAILQHSIITSQEQIHTHFESILSKKGTKILIWNIRRAKDGKPEIDFENDVSDFRLPEIQIEELKKGLRNSGSLKAEHNIPDMHYSLRAYLSILYLKPRTQIILRRKKILAKLVSKRLTHIEHDVYKPHFSKEKVKVTFGLNPKNRDHYGIMMYHKNRLIKAYEKVGCQLKSSGQRAGVGVIGIIECNFLKPAHNKQDFEYTKEYRLTLGALGIKLNDYWKAMTEKKAREREFQALDKGDENEEKEDADEGPMWLQCEECLKWRSIPANHYDDIPESWNCSQNPNARYRSCTSPEEAEESEELLTPSYQKNHKKQEHPKSRKREKSLEVCEFQEQMTKHQILSRSSSEPSQPTFQSTHTPDHTAAVDQCHIEENTQEHDQTNTDTEANDDAQTGSKVTAEVTQDKPVGRDTVIKDKTLITHGQVHSENDKNAQSLEDKETNKTKDTNMAPMERDGKSTGTISLKRKPGSLFYCVKKKPCLWEKQQPDNGNTAEELHPEKQTNVPEKNKQGSSSWLDKTGDTVQQGSSTLPWYNSLSSTQTVVVSPLSRTEGQRSRPLPPEGSDWEAKVQKLAGLEKEAQRLRRLLGLEISKTTQGTMTTADSSTEKQKGQPVTPPASTATRAVGCQTDVAESSTSSSGPARAPGPQGVMVQSPRPVCGPKEQPDQNRAKREKNETQSRMRVNDSEACGLEDSRLAQESLHDIRNNVVVLLTALLPQLDLAGISLETTDVDNILQQIIEVNSLKL, encoded by the exons CTTTGGTTTTACCGAAAAGGGCTCAGGTAAGGCCAGTCAGCAGGCTATCGGCGTATATGGGAACGGCTTCAAGTCTGGCTCCATGCGTCTGGGCCGTGATGCCCTCATCTTCACCAAGAATGGGGGTTGCCAGACTGTGGGGATGCTGTCTCAGACCTACCTGGAAAACATCAAGGCCCAGGCCGTCATTGTCCCCATTGTCCCCTTCAACCAACAAACCA AGTCGCTGGTGGTGACTGAGGACTCGGAGGCCAGCCTGGCAGCCATCCTCCAACACTCCATCATCACCTCCCAGgagcagatacacacacactttgaatCGATCCTCTCCAAAAAAGGCACCAAGATATTAATCTGGAACATCCGTAG GGCCAAGGATGGCAAGCCGGAGATCGACTTTGAAAACGACGTGAGTGACTTCCGTTTGCCTGAGATTCAGATCGAGGAACTGAAAAAAGGTCTGAGGAACAGTGGATCCCTGAAAGCTGAGCACAACATCCCAGACATGCATTACAGTCTCAGG GCCTACCTCAGTATCTTGTACCTGAAGCCAAGGACTCAGATCAtactgaggaggaagaaaattCTTGCCAAGTTGGTGTCGAAGAGGCTGACACACATTGAGCATGATGTGTATAAACCCCACTTCAGT aaagagaaagtgaaggtGACCTTTGGGCTAAATCCGAAAAACAGAGACCACTATGGCATCATGATGTACCACAAGAACCGCCTCATCAAGGCCTACGAGAAAGTGGGCTGCCAGCTGAAG TCTTCAGGTCAGCGGGCAGGAGTCGGGGTCATCGGTATTATCGAGTGTAACTTCCTCAAACCTGCTCACAACAAGCAAGACTTTGAATACACAAAGGAATACAG ACTGACTCTAGGCGCCTTGGGCATAAAACTCAACGACTACTGGAAAGCAATGACAGAGAAGAAGGCCAGAGAGCGCGAGTTTCAGGCTTTGGACAAAggagatgaaaatgaagaaaaggagGACGCTGACGA GGGTCCCATGTGGTTACAGTGTGAGGAGTGCCTCAAGTGGCGGAGCATTCCTGCGAATCATTATGATGACATACCTGAAAGCTGGAACTGCAGTCAGAACCCCAATGCACGTTACAG aaGTTGCACTTCACCAGAGGAAGCAGAAGAGAGCGAGGAGTTGTTAACGCCCAGCTACCAAAAGAACCACAAGAAACA AGAGCACCCCAAAAGCAGAAAACGAGAAAAATCACTGGAG gtgtgtgagTTCCAGGAACAAATGACTAAACATCAGATCCTCTCACGAAGTTCATCAGAGCCCAGCCAGCCCACCTtccagtccacacacacacctgatcacaCAGCTGCAGTAGATCAATGCCACAtagaggaaaacacacaagaacacgATCAGACGAACACAGATACAGAGGCAAATGATGATgcacaaacaggaagtaaagtCACAGCTGAAGTCACACAAGACAAGCCCGTTGGAAGAGACACAGTCATTAAAGACAAGACACTAATTACACATGGACAGGTGCATTcggaaaatgacaaaaatgctCAGAGCCTTGAAGACAAAGagaccaacaaaacaaaagacacaaacatggcGCCCATGGAAAGAGACGGAAAGAGCACTGGCACGATAAG CCTCAAACGGAAACCAGGAtcattattttactgtgtgaAAAAGAAGCCATGCCTTTGGGAGAAGCAACAGCCCGACAACGGGAACACAGCAGAGGAGTTGCACcctgagaaacaaacaaatgtaccCGAGAAGAACAAGCAGGGGAGTAGCAGCTGGTTAGACAAGACAGGTGACACAGTGCAGCAAGGCTCCAGTACCCTGCCATGGTACAACTCACTCTCCTCCACCCAGACGGTGGTGGTATCTCCTCTGAGCCGAACTGAAGGCCAACGGAGCAGACCACTGCCTCCAGAAGGGAGTGATTGGGAAGCTAAAGTCCAGAAGCTGGCTGGGTTGGAGAAAGAGGCTCAAAGGTTACGAAGGCTTCTCGGTCTGGAAATTAGCAAGACAACTCAAGGCACGATGACAACTGCTGACAGCAGCACTGAAAAGCAAAAAGGACAGCCGGTGACACCACCAGCATCCACTGCAACAAGAGCAGTTGGCTGCCAGACTGACGTGGCTGAG AGCTCTACGTCATCCAGTGGACCTGCTCGGGCTCCGGGACCTCAGGGGGTGATGGTCCAGAGTCCAAGGCCTGTTTGTGGGCCGAAGGAGCAGCCTGATCAGAACAGAGCCAAGAGGGAGAAGAATGAAACTCAGAGCAGAATGAGAGTCAATGACAGCGAGGCCTGTGGACTTGAGGACAGCAG ATTGGCACAGGAGAGTCTGCACGACATCCGTAACAACGTTGTAGTGCTTCTCACAGCGCTCCTGCCCCAGCTGGACCTGGCTGGTATCAGTTTGGAAACCACCGACGTAGACAACATCCTGCAGCAGATCATAGAGGTCAACTCACTCAAACTATGA